aatagacaaatactatcaaaaattttaaaaatattttctcctGATAATTTTCaaacacttttcaatttcaatttgaatttttagttatgttgAACTCtacttttcttccttttttttataagttttgttTGATTGCTTCTTAGTTTTATTCAAACAAGTTGGTATAAAATTAGAGCATCCAAATACCACATCAATATTCATCTTGAGCCATTGTTTTAGAACATTTGGCTGTCCACACTTCACAATAACAAAGTTGAAAACATTAAAAAGGAATTTGAGGCTTTACTTAGGTTTAAATAATGAGTCTTGGAGTTTTGATTATGTTCAGATTAATTCGTATAAGTAACGaacaaataaaattgaaaagatcAAATGCACAAATGTTTATGTAGAAAATTCCTTTTGAGAGGATAAAAATTACGAACAAAATAGACTTTGTTTTTCACTAATTGAGGAAACAAATAAGAATACAGTATagagaaaataaacataaatatattaaacacACAAACCCATACCCGAAATCAAAATCCTAACTCATGAACAAAATATATTAATCCCTGCATTATTTGCATAGTAGAGATGGTAAATTTGGGTAACTAGAGATATCCTCTTTCCTTGCAGCACTGAATGGCTCCATCAAACATTTCCTCCACCCCATTCTTGAATTCGAAACCTGTTTCCAACAGTTTCTTTGATGACAAACCAGGACATTTCATACCTTTGATTTCTCTCAAGGATCTGCAACACACATAACGATTGTTGGACTTGTTTTATAATGCAAGTTTTAGAAAGATGCACAGGCACTCACTCTGATGATGGAATTGGGAACTCTGGGTATTTGCCACCAAGAAATTCAGACAACTTCTCAAGGCTTATGGTGTCGGAAGAACAATTGTATCTTCCTTTTGCATCTGGATATTCAAGCAGGAATATATGTGCCCTTGCCACGTCATCAACATGCACCATTGAAAAATTCAGAAGGAAACTATATTCAGATTGGTTCCCTGTACACATTATTCAGCTTCCTCGTCTTAGTGCACTGCATTTTCTCAGTATAAAACTGTGTATTTTCAAACATTATCATCAAAGTAATGATTTTAGAAATGAGGTTATTAAGATGTTTATTTAGGTTGAAACAGAGAATATTACAGAATCAAAAACAACCCAACCAACTGAAGAAATTCTTCATGAGACAACTAGCAAGCTTGTACCTAAGACCAGAGCCAATGATGTGCGCACTGAACCAGGGAACTTGGGGCATATGAAAGGGCCTACAACAAAACTAGGAATCACTGTCACCACATCCAATCCATGTTGTGCACCAAATTCAAGAGCCGCCCTTTCTGTCCATGTCTTAGAAATAATGTAAGAATGTGCGTTTGGGCTTAATTTTTGTCTAACGAAATCCACATCAGTCCAGAAACTCTCATCCATCATGTCCATTTCTTGGCCATTGAAAACAACAGTGG
The Gossypium hirsutum isolate 1008001.06 chromosome A07, Gossypium_hirsutum_v2.1, whole genome shotgun sequence genome window above contains:
- the LOC107952905 gene encoding vestitone reductase → MEGDKGTVCVTGGTGFIASWVINSLLQEGYSVRTTVRADPENRRDLSFLTSLPGAAEKLKILSADLSDPNSFDAAIEGSKAVLHVATPVDFQNKESEEAITERSINGAVGILKACLRSKTVKRVVYTSSASTVVFNGQEMDMMDESFWTDVDFVRQKLSPNAHSYIISKTWTERAALEFGAQHGLDVVTVIPSFVVGPFICPKFPGSVRTSLALVLGNQSEYSFLLNFSMVHVDDVARAHIFLLEYPDAKGRYNCSSDTISLEKLSEFLGGKYPEFPIPSSESLREIKGMKCPGLSSKKLLETGFEFKNGVEEMFDGAIQCCKERGYL